In Dromaius novaehollandiae isolate bDroNov1 chromosome 2, bDroNov1.hap1, whole genome shotgun sequence, one DNA window encodes the following:
- the INSIG1 gene encoding insulin-induced gene 1 protein has protein sequence MPRLENCTWSCSCTARGRHKNHLGDTAAGLAAKVGDMLNSSVSSSSLALVGHGARSPSTSSVSSNTSSSSTLNLSQHLVQRSLVLFVVGAFMALVLNLLQIQRNVTLFPEEVISTIFPSAWWVPPCCGTAAAVVGLLYPCIDSHLGEPHKFKREWASVMRCIAVFVGINHASAKLDFANNVQLSLTLAALSLGLWWTFDRSRSGLGLGITIAFVATLITQFLVYNGVYQYTSPDFLYIRSWLPCIFFSGGVTVGNIGRQLAMGIPEKPHND, from the exons ATGCCCAGGTTAGAGAACTGCACCTGGAGCTGTTCCTGCACTGCCAGGGGAAGGCATAAAAACCACCTGGGGGACACTGCTGCTGGGCTGGCCGCCAAGGTGGGCGACATGCTGAACTCCTCTGTCTCCAGCTCCTCGCTGGCTCTGGTGGGTCATGGTGCACGGAGCCCCAGCACCTCCAGTGTCAGCAGTAATACCAGTAGCAGTAGCACCTTGAACTTGAGTCAACACCTCGTGCAGAGGAGCCTGGTCCTCTTTGTTGTCGGCGCTTTCATGGCGTTGGTGCTGAACTTGCTGCAGATCCAGAGAAATGTGACTCTATTCCCCGAGGAAGTCATTTCCACTATCTTCCCCTCTGCCTGGTGGGTGCCCCCTTGCTGCGGGACAGCTGCAG CTGTTGTTGGCCTGCTGTATCCCTGCATTGACAGCCACCTTGGAGAACCACACAAATTCAAGAGGGAGTGGGCCAGCGTAATGCGATGTATAGCAGTTTTCGTTGGCATTAATCATGCAAGTGCT AAACTAGATTTTGCAAACAACGTCCAGCTCTCCTTGACTCTAGCAGCCTTGTCACTGGGCCTTTGGTGGACATTTGATCGTTCAAGAAGTGGTCTCGGACTTGGAATTACAATAGCCTTTGTAGCAACTCTGATAACCCAGTTTCTTGTATATAATGGTGTTTATCA GTATACATCCCCGGATTTTCTTTACATCCGTTCTTGGCTTCCATGTATATTTTTCTCAGGAGGTGTGACTGTAGGAAACATAGGACGCCAACTGGCTATG